One genomic region from Henningerozyma blattae CBS 6284 chromosome 2, complete genome encodes:
- the KSH1 gene encoding Ksh1p (similar to Saccharomyces cerevisiae YNL024C-A; ancestral locus Anc_2.291), with translation MSALFSFRSMLQVILLLICSSTYIHCQWPSLLDRYKNHSTLGAFWKMARIGERASPYVSLACIAMAISQFNE, from the coding sequence ATGTCTGCTCTATTCAGTTTTCGTTCTATGTTACAAGTTATCTTGCTACTGATTTGTTCCAGTACATACATTCATTGTCAATGGCCTTCACTTTTAGATAGATATAAAAATCATAGTACCTTAGGTGCCTTTTGGAAAATGGCTCGTATTGGTGAACGAGCTAGTCCCTACGTAAGCCTTGCATGTATTGCAATGGCTATTAGTCAATTCAATGAATGA
- the CEP3 gene encoding Cep3p (similar to Saccharomyces cerevisiae CEP3 (YMR168C); ancestral locus Anc_2.340), with product MSFLSTVNQNNKACIECVRQKLRCDKRVPCSNCIMAKNPEKCAVPNLETENASTAGEDWSNYLRNFVYPKIIEPTMENSSSPLSLDERLILLEETSLKISPDRANELVDFAIEKLSPELSSVLIPSPRHLYNLLDLFFNHDEEDDDTILPQDESLLWATWALALRLEDDKNTELYKDCMECSISKLYSSDVFINLKLQTVQVSIILSLAGLSLWKPMAYQSLIALSIKYWELVQPKNGSKLNSIIRGTYSSYKPLWNQLAIQTHLIIGPTYRIAISLNDISMTDDEDESEIDMYNWLHSKLIFILYQLRVWTETPISSRIRQLDVLLTELDSIESSFNNWQKLNSKMGISISSKYEKIIIILLLNYTYWKAFNLHFILFDSKESKDKMFHYTNVLIELFYLVKSDDELMYISRNSYFFKIFVILNEFYGFIDDFDEGVTIEETKGNNYSDKNIKIELQGLIQELIPLYYNS from the coding sequence ATGTCTTTTTTATCAACAGTTaaccaaaataataagGCATGTATAGAATGTGTACGTCAGAAACTACGATGTGATAAACGCGTACCATGCAGTAATTGTATAATGGCAAAGAATCCAGAGAAATGTGCTGTTCCAAATTTAGAAACTGAAAATGCTTCGACTGCTGGAGAAGATTGGTCAAATTATCTTCGCAACTTTGTTTatccaaaaattattgaaccAACAATGGAGAATTCTTCATCACCATTGTCTCTGGATGAAAGACTGATTTTATTGGAAGAAACCTCATTGAAAATATCACCTGATCGAGCCAATGAATTAGTAGATTTTgccattgaaaaattaagtCCTGAATTATCATCAGTTTTAATACCGTCTCCAAGACATTTGTacaatttattagatttgtttttcaatcatgatgaagaagatgatgatacaATTTTACCACAAGATGAATCCCTACTTTGGGCAACATGGGCATTGGCTTTACGATTAGAAGACGATAAAAATACTGAATTATATAAGGATTGTATGGAATGCTCTAtctcaaaattatattctaGTGATGTCTTTATCAATTTAAAACTTCAAACAGTCCAAGTctcaattattttatctCTGGCAGGGCTATCCTTATGGAAGCCAATGGCGTATCAATCTCTAATTGCattatctattaaatattgGGAGCTAGTACAACCGAAAAATGgatcaaaattaaatagtaTAATCAGAGGGACATATTCTAGTTATAAGCCTCTTTGGAATCAATTAGCCATTCAAAcacatttaataattggaCCGACATACAGAATTGCCATTTCCTTGAATGATATTAGTATGACTGacgatgaagatgaaagtGAAATTGACATGTATAATTGGCTCCATAGTAAGCTAATCTTTATATTATACCAATTACGTGTCTGGACAGAAACGCCTATTAGTTCACGTATTCGACAGTTGGACGTCTTGTTGACTGAACTAGATTCTATTGAATCgagttttaataattggCAAAAGTTGAACTCAAAAATGGGTATCAGCATTTCTTCTAAATacgaaaaaattattataatcttactattaaattatactTATTGGAAGGCTTTTAACCTACATTTTATTCTCTTTGATTCAAAAGAATCAAAGGATAAAATGTTTCATTACACAAATGTACTAATTGAACTATTCTATCTAGTAAAATCTGATGATGAACTAATGTATATTTCCAGGAatagttatttttttaaaatctttgttatattaaatgaattctACGGTTTCATAGATGATTTTGATGAGGGCGTAACTATAGAAGAGACTAAAggtaataattattctgacaaaaatattaaaatcgAATTGCAAGGTTTAATACAGGAACTGATCCCgttatattataatagtTGA
- the RCM1 gene encoding rRNA (cytosine-C5-)-methyltransferase RCM1 (similar to Saccharomyces cerevisiae YNL022C; ancestral locus Anc_2.286): protein MNFYRDATWVLEHLEAQDKKGRVSGSLLSLVVKSCKQFKIQSNPKHVYAVVESAWKFKPFIERIMAKSGILDDIPKKKGKPIYQRLTLLLLIHDLMFSKSRRIQMGKHPIKTFVLGYKTRLHSELVKLKLKLKVTNLNDMINANSNSNDSTDDITPVRWIRINPIRIPKQKSSDDIILELRKKFTTKVDHWSKIKPGCIYYDEYIPNLFGISPTDKITSHELYKNGKIIIQDRASCFPAHILNATPDDYIIDACAAPGNKTTHVASYIMSLNNDTHINFDKKRVFAFEKDPERSKILDKMVKIAGCKKLVEINTGDFTKIATPEKYPNVTGFIVDPSCSGSGIFGRKFIDNINSNKKLTEKVKDEGEDDEQDIPLEQETLAEAKAKDDLETRLSKLSSFQFQVVKHAMSFPSAKKIVYSTCSIHAEENERVVIDLLLDKKVKEWGWKVTPRSLSIPTWERRGLVSEFEDVFKNDPAMDPKQLAEGCIRTLPKEDGGIGFFAVCFERNI from the coding sequence atgaatttttatagAGATGCCACTTGGGTGTTGGAACATTTAGAGGCTCAGGACAAGAAAGGCAGAGTCTCAGGGTCCCTACTATCTCTTGTAGTGAAGAGTTGTAAGCAGTTCAAAATCCAGTCCAATCCCAAGCATGTGTATGCTGTAGTAGAATCAGCTTGGAAATTCAAGCCCTTTATAGAAAGAATCATGGCTAAGTCGGGGATATTGGACGATATACCAAAGAAAAAGGGTAAACCTATTTATCAGAGGCTGACGCTGTTGTTATTAATTCATGATTTAATGTTTTCTAAATCCAGGAGAATTCAAATGGGAAAACATCCAATAAAGACTTTTGTTCTGGGTTATAAAACTCGGTTACATTCAGAATTGgttaaattgaaattgaaattgaaagttACTAATCTAAATGATATGATCAATGCAAATTCgaattcaaatgattcaaCTGATGATATTACACCTGTCAGATGGATACGTATTAATCCAATCCGTATTCCAAAACAAAAATCTTCGGATGATATCATTCTTGAGTTACGTAAGAAATTTACCACTAAAGTTGATCATTGGTCAAAGATAAAACCAGGATGTATCTATTACGACGAGTATATCCCCAACTTGTTTGGGATCTCACCAACTGATAAGATCACTTCCCATGAATTATACAAAAATGggaaaattattattcagGATAGAGCTTCATGTTTCCCAGCTCATATTTTGAATGCCACTCCtgatgattatatcattgaTGCATGCGCAGCCCCTGGTAATAAGACAACTCATGTAGCTTCATATATCATGTCTTTGAATAATGACACCCATATCAATTTCGATAAAAAAAGGGTTTTtgcatttgaaaaagatcCAGAAAgatcaaaaatattggaTAAGATGGTAAAGATTGCTGGTTGTAAGAAACTTGTAGAAATTAATACGGGTGACTTTACAAAGATTGCTACCCCAGAAAAATATCCAAATGTCACAGGTTTCATTGTTGATCCATCATGTTCAGGAAGTGGTATTTTTGGAAGAAAGTTTAtcgataatattaatagtaataaaaaattaactgaAAAAGTTAAAGATGAAGgagaagatgatgaacaAGATATTCCACTTGAACAAGAAACTTTAGCAgaagcaaaagcaaaagatgatttagaaaccagattatcaaaattatcttcGTTCCAATTCCAAGTAGTAAAGCACGCTATGTCCTTTCCAAGtgctaaaaaaatagtttatAGCACTTGTTCAATTCACGCAGAAGAAAATGAGCGAGTTGTTAtcgatttattattagacaAGAAAGTAAAAGAATGGGGCTGGAAAGTGACACCAAGATCTCTCTCCATCCCAACATGGGAAAGAAGAGGGTTAGTTAGTGAATTCGAAGACGTGTTTAAGAATGATCCAGCAATGGATCCAAAACAATTAGCAGAGGGTTGCATTAGAACTTTGCCGAAAGAGGATGGTGGTATTGGTTTCTTTGCCGTTTGTTTCGAAAGAAATATCTAG
- the TBLA0B06990 gene encoding ICE2 family protein (similar to Saccharomyces cerevisiae ICE2 (YIL090W); ancestral locus Anc_2.293): MPWVVKSVKQSIRMLWGCFYLISVLITIPSAFKIGGLYCGLSFTMTLFHLYFLSTTMHLIAKRTLNNFYILLSTLVYYLQHIVIASLLYIFITIFSDGNLNEILSNNKTDQLPSLLYYIKNDTSKSVSQNFHYLLFYYYYYYAVQPWNYLLSHSTPFFTLLEGFFTILGIQAIGETYCWLLLKKQKKIFKLLTWLISVGVIFTAIHFLYKIYEFQVWELSIQTASLLGVTMSLVLTVGIFGIFSTNGSLIESSLFLGYIIRCFYEISPELSTSATTEILDNIKEAWQNHQGSITVTEHILFYYNNVLLKNINSSYLFNSNFSKSNDTSAKNRTLAEIQRSTNNYTLTDITKPSDLIHLIGFKSIYQNWLIYATPIYELLKDFVLNIPTSLANLSQVTYKLAYDSVSPSIVINLCFRVLIFYSATRIIPAVQRKNHLETKRSRNFLKAFYLFSPCIVIAMYTNLILQYSGELKNDLCIWGCDIISKSISQRMSTINMDVGSDDTYPNREFIVNSWGFWNWCNIFCTIFIYGCELMGL; the protein is encoded by the coding sequence ATGCCTTGGGTAGTGAAAAGTGTCAAACAGAGTATTAGAATGCTCTGGGGTTGTTTTTACCTTATATCAGTTCTAATAACTATACCCAGTGCTTTTAAGATTGGTGGTTTATATTGTGGTTTATCTTTCACGATGACTTTGTTTCATTTATACTTTCTTTCAACCACTATGCATTTAATTGCCAAAAGAAcgttaaataatttttacatTCTTTTATCTACTCtagtatattatttacaacACATTGTAATTGcatctttattatatatttttatcacaatattttcagatggaaatttaaatgaGATATTATCGAATAATAAAACTGATCAATTACCTTcgttattatattatattaaaaatgatacaTCAAAATCAGTTTctcaaaattttcattatttgctattttattattattattattatgcaGTTCAACCGTGGAATTATCTTTTATCTCATTCAACACCATTTTTCACATTATTGGAAGGGTTTTTCACAATTTTGGGTATTCAAGCAATTGGTGAAACTTATTGTTGGTTATTActaaagaaacaaaaaaaaatctttaaattactAACTTGGCTTATTTCAGTTGGTGTAATTTTTACTGcaattcattttctatataaaatttatgaaTTTCAGGTATGGGAACTATCGATCCAAACTGCTTCTTTGTTAGGTGTTACAATGTCGTTAGTACTAACGGTAGGAATATTTGGTATATTTAGTACAAATGGATCATTAATTGAAAGTTCATTGTTTTTGGGCTACATTATTCGTTGTTTCTATGAAATTTCTCCAGAATTATCAACTAGTGCTACAACGGAGATActagataatattaaagaagcTTGGCAAAATCACCAAGGCTCGATAACAGTTACAGAACATATTCTATTTTACTATAATAATGTCTTActgaaaaatatcaactcaagctatttatttaattcaaactTTAGCAAATCAAATGACACTTCAGCAAAAAATCGTACACTAGCAGAAATTCAGAGAAGTACTAATAACTATACATTGACAGATATAACAAAGCCTTCAGATCTCATCCATTTGATTGGCTTTAAATCAATCTATCAAAATTGGTTAATATATGCCACACCGATCTACGAGTTATTAAAggattttgttttaaatataccGACATCATTAGCTAACCTATCTCAAGTTACTTATAAACTTGCATATGATTCAGTATCTCCATCAATCGTTATAAATCTTTGCTTCCgtgttttaattttttactcTGCAACACGAATTATTCCTGCAgttcaaagaaaaaatcaccttgaaacaaaaagaagtagaaattttttgaaagcattctatttatttagtCCTTGTATTGTTATTGCAATGTATACTAACTTAATATTACAATACTCTGGTGAACTTAAAAATGATCTGTGTATTTGGGGATGTGATATCATATCTAAATCTATCTCGCAACGTATGAGCACTATCAATATGGATGTTGGTAGTGATGATACATATCCCAATAGAGAATTCATAGTGAATTCTTGGGGATTTTGGAACTGGtgtaatatattttgcacaattttcatttatgGTTGTGAATTGATGGGATTATGA